From a region of the Haematobia irritans isolate KBUSLIRL chromosome 4, ASM5000362v1, whole genome shotgun sequence genome:
- the LOC142235816 gene encoding uncharacterized protein LOC142235816, producing the protein MVSMYRLFKLVIKIFILQYVEAKRELKIEILDFQVNVTDASMISESIYSTFNKQQLTLEFSTTKRIFEWSGILNIEILPSSKPPTHILTLNANICDCLRSACRNNLVVAFFKEILRTSNFPPKCPLLANNKYYLKNYTTRAKDYPAYLPTVVWQVHIDMLFNKKSAMIWYIKGRTLKV; encoded by the exons ATGGTATCCATGTATCGCTTATTTAAattggtaataaaaattttcatattacaATATGTGGAAGCTAAG CGTGaactaaaaattgaaattttggattTCCAAGTCAATGTTACAGATGCCTCTATGATTTCTGAATCAATCTATTCGACGTTCAATAAACAACAGTTGACACTCGAATTCAGCACCAccaaaagaatttttgaatGGTCTGGGATTTTGAATATCGAGATATTGCCATCAAGTAAACCCCCTAcccatatacttacactgaatgccaatatttgtgatTGCTTGAGATCGGCTTGTCGAAATAATTTGGTAGTTGCTTTCTTTAAAGAAATCCTAAGGACCTCTAATTTTCCTCCAAAATGTCCTCTGTTGGCG AATAACAAATACTATCTGAAGAActataccactcgtgccaaagatTATCCAGCATATTTGCCTACGGTGGTATGGCAAGTCCACATTGATATGCTGTTCAATAAGAAATCTGCCATGATTTGGTATATCAAAGGACGTACGCTTAAAGTATAA
- the LOC142235817 gene encoding uncharacterized protein LOC142235817: MFGVCPTTVMMMKNRFWDIIIMTLVLYSQNTQAKRDFAIEILNFQVNTSDLELFKLPIQSTFTRNQLSVEFMLKQSISEWSALLGIDSLRSKELKLAVNMCDCLKGACRNNLVVTLLKEMLRTSNFPKSCPLKADKKYAITNYTVRPDDFPRFIPTINWQLTVDMMFNRKLAMIWSIEGRTAKL; this comes from the exons ATGTTTGGAGTTTGTCCCACAacggtgatgatgatgaagaaTCGCTTCTGGGATATAATCATAATGACATTAGTTCTATATAGTCAAAATACCCAAGCAAAG CGTGACTTTGCTATTGAAATTCTGAATTTCCAAGTCAATACTAGCGATCTGGAGCTATTTAAGTTGCCCATTCAATCGACATTTACTCGTAATCAACTTTCGGTGGAATTCATGCTGAAGCAAAGCATTTCAGAATGGTCTGCTTTACTTGGAATCGATTCGTTACGCTCCAAAGAACTTAAGTTGGCGGTAAATATGTGCGATTGTTTGAAGGGAGCTTGTCGCAATAATCTTGTGGTCACATTGCTCAAGGAAATGTTACGTACATCGAATTTTCCCAAAAGCTGTCCATTGAAAGCC GATAAGAAATATGCCATTACGAACTATACAGTTCGTCCGGATGATTTTCCTCGTTTCATACCCACAATTAATTGGCAATTAACAGTGGATATGATGTTCAATCGCAAACTGGCTATGATTTGGTCCATCGAGGGACGTACGGCAAAGTTGTGA